GTGTCTTACGTTTGCAAATGGTGACTCGCCAGGGAATCGAACCCTGAACCTACTGATTAAGAGTCAGTTGCTCTGCCAATTGAGCTAGCGAGTCGTGGATAAACAATATTAGAACAAGAATTCTAAATACTTGCTACTAATATAGTATACCGCATTTTCACTTAAATTGCAAGGAGTTTCCATTTTATTGTGCTGCAGGAGTTGCAGGTGTTTCGGCAGTCGGAGCTGTGCCTTCTGCTTGCTGTGCGTTATATGCTTCTTGTGCAGCTTTGATCTCTTCTTCAGTCGGCATAGCGATCGGTGCTTCACCGCGTGCTTCGTATTGTGCATCGGCATGCGCAAGATCGCGTTCGGTTACGCCAAGGCGAGAGGATAGGAAGATCGGTTCGATCACGAGATCGAGTTTTTCTTCACCGCGGAGAACTTTGAGTGTGAGAACTTCACCGCCGATATTCGTGCGGTTGAGAAGCGAATCAAAGTAAGCATAGCTCATTTTTTTCACTTTTTCACCGTTGATGGCAATGATCGCATCGCCTGCTTGAAGACCTGCCGCAAGTGCGGGGCTTTTGTCTGCGACTGCTTCGACTAAGACTTGTTTATTCTCGATCTGCGGAGCCGGTGTGAAGCCGAGCCAGTAACCGCCATTGTAGCTGATCTTCAGCTGACGAAGACAATCGAGTGTGTAGGCTGCTTCTTCTTCTACTTCAGCACGATATTTTTTCGGATATTTTTTCACTTTTTCCCACGAAAGTACAGAAACTTTTTCATCAGCCGTACCAACATTTGCTACGCGCTGAAGTTCAAGCGAGAGTTCTGTTTTTTTGATCGGATCCATTGCCGGATCCGGCTTTTCTGTTGTTTCTACTACACGATAGATGTGACGTGTTTTGGCATCGGTACCCCAATCGAGCGTACCGCTGTAATCAACTTCAAAGATCAATTCGTTATCGCCTGCAGGAAGTGATGTCATACCGCTGTTCGTTGCTACTTCGGTGATAACTTTTTTTACTTTATCGGCAGAAACATCTTCTAAGATGACTGTTTCTGCGGCCTGTGCAGGCATTACTGTGCTGAAGCACAAAAGAGAGAGTGCGCAAAGTGTTTTTTTCATCATAAGGTTTGTCCTCCTAATCGTCATTGTAGATACTTATTCTTGATAATTCGCGCGCAGGAAGGCGATCTCCTCTGCGTAGCCGTCAAGTTCGTTCGGCGTTTCGAGGAAGAACGGCAGATGACGCAGTTTGGGATGATTGATCACGCGGATGAGTGTATCAGCACCGATCTTACCTTCACCGATGCGAGCATGACGGTCTTTGTGAGCACTGCGATCATTAAGACTGTCGTTCAGATGGATCGCTTTTAAGCGGTCAAGGCCGATCACGCGGTCGAATTCTTCGAGTACGCCGTCAAGGTCGTTGATAATATCGTAGCCTGCATCGTGGATGTGGCACGTGTCAAGACATACGCCCATCTTATCCGACAGCGTTACGCCGTCTAAGATGGCACGAAGCTCTTCAAATGTTCTGCCGACTTCTGTACCTTTGCCTGACATCGTTTCCAACAGAACTGTCGTATGTTGGTCGGGCGTCAAGATCGCGTTGAGAAGTGCGGTGATCTGTTCGATGCCGACTTCTGCGCCTTGTTTGACGTGACTGCCGGGGTGAAAGTTGTAGAGATTGCCCGGGAGATATTCCATGCGACGAAGATCATCGCGCATCGTTTCTAATGCGAACTCGCGTGTCGAAGCATCGGCGGAGCAAGCGTTCAGCGTATATGGCGCGTGTGCCAAGAGTGTCGCGAAATTGTGCTCTTTTGCCAAGGCGAGGAAACGCTCAATATCGGCAGGGTCGATATCTTTTGCTTTGCTGCCGCGTGGATTGCGTGTGAAAAATTGAAATGTATTGGCATTGATGGAAAGTGCGGCTTTTCCCATCGCTTCGAATCCTTTTGATACGGATAAATGACAACCGATCTTTAACATTCAGCTACCTCCGATTATTAAAATCGTTTCTATTTTATCATAAAATTGAAAAAGTGAATAGACACATCACGGGAAAACGGATAGAATAAAATAAGAAAATTGTGACAATGATGGGAGGCGATTGGGTTGGACGTAATTGATGCACATATTCAT
The sequence above is drawn from the Selenomonadales bacterium genome and encodes:
- a CDS encoding PDZ domain-containing protein; this translates as MMKKTLCALSLLCFSTVMPAQAAETVILEDVSADKVKKVITEVATNSGMTSLPAGDNELIFEVDYSGTLDWGTDAKTRHIYRVVETTEKPDPAMDPIKKTELSLELQRVANVGTADEKVSVLSWEKVKKYPKKYRAEVEEEAAYTLDCLRQLKISYNGGYWLGFTPAPQIENKQVLVEAVADKSPALAAGLQAGDAIIAINGEKVKKMSYAYFDSLLNRTNIGGEVLTLKVLRGEEKLDLVIEPIFLSSRLGVTERDLAHADAQYEARGEAPIAMPTEEEIKAAQEAYNAQQAEGTAPTAETPATPAAQ
- a CDS encoding deoxyribonuclease IV — encoded protein: MLKIGCHLSVSKGFEAMGKAALSINANTFQFFTRNPRGSKAKDIDPADIERFLALAKEHNFATLLAHAPYTLNACSADASTREFALETMRDDLRRMEYLPGNLYNFHPGSHVKQGAEVGIEQITALLNAILTPDQHTTVLLETMSGKGTEVGRTFEELRAILDGVTLSDKMGVCLDTCHIHDAGYDIINDLDGVLEEFDRVIGLDRLKAIHLNDSLNDRSAHKDRHARIGEGKIGADTLIRVINHPKLRHLPFFLETPNELDGYAEEIAFLRANYQE